In one window of Chitinophagales bacterium DNA:
- a CDS encoding hydroxymethylglutaryl-CoA lyase has protein sequence MAEHLIQLIECPRDAMQGWPKLIATADKIAYLNQLLQVGFHTLDFGSFVSPKAIPQMADTAEVLAGLDLSNTSTKLLAIIANERGAAEAVKHAAIDYLGFPFSISETFQLRNTNSTRAESLERVAAIQALCSAHKKTLVVYLSMGFGNPYGDPYNASILQEWAEQMAKLGVKIVSLADTVGLATPEQIQIATSSLIKAYPDIHIGVHLHARSDQWQDKLQAALDAGCTRIDGAIKGIGGCPMAQDDLVGNMDTSLMIPYLQQKHLLPELNHTALITATRMADHIFTH, from the coding sequence ATGGCTGAGCATCTGATACAATTGATTGAATGTCCAAGGGATGCTATGCAAGGCTGGCCTAAGCTAATTGCTACGGCAGATAAGATTGCTTACCTAAATCAATTATTGCAAGTTGGTTTTCATACACTCGACTTTGGCAGTTTTGTATCGCCTAAAGCCATTCCGCAAATGGCGGATACAGCTGAAGTATTGGCCGGACTTGATTTAAGCAATACATCCACCAAACTATTAGCCATCATTGCCAATGAGCGTGGTGCAGCTGAAGCAGTAAAACATGCAGCTATTGACTATTTAGGTTTTCCCTTTTCTATTTCTGAAACCTTTCAACTAAGAAATACCAATAGCACCCGTGCTGAAAGTTTGGAACGTGTTGCAGCTATTCAAGCACTTTGTTCAGCACACAAGAAAACGCTTGTTGTCTATCTCAGTATGGGCTTTGGTAACCCTTACGGGGACCCATATAATGCATCCATTTTGCAGGAATGGGCGGAACAGATGGCTAAGCTGGGTGTGAAAATTGTTTCTTTAGCTGATACAGTCGGACTTGCTACGCCAGAACAAATACAAATCGCTACTAGTAGTTTGATTAAAGCCTATCCTGATATTCATATTGGTGTTCATTTACATGCGAGATCCGATCAGTGGCAGGATAAATTGCAAGCTGCGTTAGACGCAGGCTGTACCAGAATTGATGGTGCCATCAAAGGTATTGGTGGTTGTCCCATGGCGCAGGATGATCTGGTGGGCAATATGGATACCAGCCTGATGATACCTTATTTGCAGCAAAAACATTTATTACCCGAGTTGAATCATACTGCTCTAATTACTGCAACTCGTATGGCTGATCACATCTTTACACATTGA
- a CDS encoding GSCFA domain-containing protein has protein sequence MKFHFEFSIPKSTNPIRYGSRNLLIGSCFTEHIGEKLRYHKFQVMENPHGILFNPVSVAEAITDYIDQRIYTATDIFQLNETWHSWKHHSRFSGIIPDVSIHKINTSIQEAHQHILHADNILITLGSAWTYQLTEKAPLYQPNKVAANNHKAPADWFKKHLMTYEEVLQVLDNMLHRIFYANPHANIIFTISPVRHLREGVVENNRSKAVLIQAVHHLVDKFEQLYYFPAYELVIDDLRDYRFYAEDLVHPNYQATQYVWEKFTEACIDPAAHPMMKEIASIQLAVKHRPFNPETAMHKKFLEQNLQKATTLQAQYPYLDLQQEISFFQQALA, from the coding sequence ATGAAATTCCATTTTGAATTTTCCATACCTAAATCAACCAATCCTATTCGCTATGGTAGCAGGAACCTTTTAATTGGTTCCTGTTTTACTGAGCATATAGGAGAGAAACTTCGTTACCATAAGTTTCAAGTAATGGAAAATCCGCATGGCATTTTATTCAATCCAGTCAGTGTGGCTGAAGCCATTACAGATTATATTGATCAACGAATCTACACTGCTACAGATATATTTCAACTCAATGAAACCTGGCATAGTTGGAAACACCATAGTCGCTTTTCAGGGATTATACCCGATGTATCGATACATAAAATCAATACAAGTATTCAGGAAGCGCATCAACATATCCTGCATGCAGACAATATTCTGATTACGCTTGGTTCTGCTTGGACTTATCAGTTAACAGAAAAAGCGCCGCTGTATCAACCAAATAAGGTTGCTGCAAATAACCACAAAGCACCGGCTGATTGGTTCAAGAAGCATTTGATGACTTATGAGGAAGTGCTTCAGGTGTTAGATAATATGTTACACCGTATATTCTATGCCAATCCGCATGCCAACATCATTTTTACCATTAGTCCGGTAAGACATTTGCGCGAAGGTGTAGTTGAAAATAATCGGAGCAAAGCTGTATTGATTCAAGCGGTGCATCATCTGGTTGACAAGTTCGAACAGTTATACTATTTCCCAGCATATGAATTGGTAATTGATGATTTGCGCGATTATCGCTTCTATGCAGAAGATTTGGTGCATCCCAATTATCAGGCAACACAGTATGTATGGGAGAAGTTTACAGAAGCCTGCATTGATCCTGCTGCACACCCCATGATGAAGGAAATTGCATCCATTCAACTTGCAGTGAAACATCGGCCATTCAATCCCGAAACAGCTATGCACAAAAAATTTCTGGAACAAAACCTTCAGAAAGCAACGACACTGCAAGCGCAGTACCCTTATCTGGATTTACAACAGGAAATCAGTTTTTTCCAACAAGCATTGGCTTAG
- a CDS encoding tRNA-(ms[2]io[6]A)-hydroxylase, with amino-acid sequence METSKTSIDVKNILGLQLPTDPRWVDLAGISLEAILTDHAYCEQKAATTCISIIQKYSDKEAVVEALAPIVTEEWGHFRSVLNELKKRNLKLGKQRKDAYVNKLMEFQQKGGHPDGRFLDQLLIMALIEARSCERFKRLSEGLDDPYMRQFYRRFMESEAGHYTLFITLAEQYLDKEIVRNRWKQWLAYEANIMESSEIRGDRIH; translated from the coding sequence ATGGAAACAAGCAAAACCTCTATTGACGTAAAAAATATTCTGGGTTTGCAATTGCCTACTGATCCACGTTGGGTGGATTTGGCAGGTATTAGTTTGGAAGCTATACTCACAGATCATGCTTATTGCGAGCAAAAAGCGGCTACTACTTGTATCTCCATTATCCAGAAATATTCCGATAAAGAAGCTGTGGTGGAAGCGCTAGCGCCGATTGTTACAGAAGAATGGGGACATTTTCGATCGGTATTGAATGAACTGAAAAAGCGCAACCTCAAATTGGGTAAGCAACGTAAAGATGCTTACGTGAATAAGCTGATGGAATTTCAACAAAAAGGCGGCCATCCTGATGGTCGTTTCCTTGATCAATTATTAATCATGGCTTTGATTGAAGCCCGCAGTTGTGAACGCTTTAAAAGATTGAGTGAAGGTTTGGATGATCCATATATGCGCCAGTTCTATCGTCGTTTTATGGAGAGTGAAGCCGGACATTATACCTTATTCATCACCTTGGCTGAACAATATCTGGATAAAGAGATTGTGCGTAACCGCTGGAAGCAATGGTTAGCCTATGAAGCAAACATTATGGAGTCAAGTGAAATCCGTGGCGATAGAATTCACTAA
- a CDS encoding 8-amino-7-oxononanoate synthase encodes MYRDDFLQNKLNERKAQDAFRVLRVQDGKADFCSNDYLGIAHRQLLSENGLSAGSTGSRLLAGNWPIMETVEKEIAAFHQAEAALLFNSGYDANLGLLSAVPQKGDTIIYDQLSHASIRDGIRLSFAQAYSFAHNDLSDLRKKLQSATGNVFIVTESVFSMDGDFCPIRELVTIAKEHGAHLIIDEAHATGVIGERGEGLVQQEGLQTEIFARIHTFGKAVGCHGAVVLGSAQLRDYLINFARSLIYSTALSPAAVGAIRQAYQLFPTMYAERSKLQQWIQQLTNATLRYTLMQSSTAIQPLVVPGNTAARALAQQLQDAGLDVRPILYPTVPKGSERLRIVLHAFNTKEEMDKLIQILS; translated from the coding sequence ATGTATCGGGATGATTTTCTGCAAAACAAACTGAATGAACGTAAAGCCCAGGATGCTTTCCGTGTGCTGCGTGTGCAGGATGGTAAAGCAGATTTTTGTTCCAATGATTATCTAGGCATTGCACACAGACAACTGTTGTCAGAGAACGGTTTGTCTGCCGGCTCAACCGGTTCTCGTTTATTGGCAGGCAATTGGCCGATCATGGAAACCGTAGAAAAAGAGATTGCAGCTTTCCATCAAGCTGAAGCAGCCCTTTTGTTCAACTCAGGCTATGATGCTAACCTGGGTTTATTGTCTGCCGTACCGCAGAAAGGAGATACCATTATTTATGACCAGCTCTCGCATGCATCTATACGCGATGGTATTCGTTTATCATTTGCACAAGCTTATTCTTTTGCGCACAATGATCTGAGTGATCTTCGTAAGAAATTGCAATCTGCAACGGGCAATGTGTTCATCGTTACAGAGTCGGTTTTTAGCATGGACGGTGATTTTTGTCCAATTAGAGAACTTGTCACCATAGCAAAAGAACATGGCGCCCACCTGATTATTGATGAAGCCCATGCCACCGGTGTGATTGGAGAAAGGGGGGAGGGTTTGGTACAGCAGGAGGGATTGCAGACTGAAATATTTGCACGTATCCATACATTCGGTAAGGCTGTTGGTTGCCATGGTGCCGTTGTACTGGGCTCTGCGCAATTACGGGATTACCTCATCAATTTCGCCAGAAGCCTGATCTATTCAACAGCATTATCACCTGCTGCTGTTGGAGCAATCAGGCAAGCATATCAGTTATTCCCAACCATGTATGCAGAGCGTTCCAAACTTCAGCAATGGATTCAGCAGTTGACAAATGCTACTTTGAGATACACTTTGATGCAGTCTAGTACAGCTATTCAGCCTTTAGTAGTACCCGGAAATACAGCTGCAAGGGCGTTGGCTCAGCAATTACAAGATGCCGGATTGGATGTACGACCTATTTTATATCCAACAGTACCGAAAGGTTCAGAACGATTACGCATTGTACTGCATGCTTTTAATACCAAGGAGGAAATGGATAAGTTGATTCAAATCTTGTCGTAG
- a CDS encoding penicillin acylase family protein codes for MRMLPFLLSAIATTGLVWVLNTQLPSGGSKTPRLGYFLSPQHGFWQNAEPVNANYNGEIKLAGLKAKADVYIDDRLVPHIYAEQDADAYMIQGYLHAKFRLWQMEFQTHVAAGRLSEIVGEARLETDRYFRRLGMVYAAENALKEMEKDPAMKEAVTAYAKGVNAYISTLNPTQLPFEYKLMDYQPEAWTTLKTALFLKFMAFDLSARGASTDLQMSNARNYFSYEDMQLLYPAVQDSLDPIVPKGTAYAAPSVPVQAPTGVEGYLGKKDSIAATAPIVPNKNNGSNNWAIGGSRTQSGRPILCNDPHLGLNLPSLWYEVQITTPTHSTYGASFPGSPAVIIGFNDSISWGVTNAGRDVIDFYEIKFKDSTMQEYWFNNAWVKAAKRKETIQVKGGKALEENIAMTVFGPVMYDKAFQTSKKDGQYLALRWKAHDPSNELRTFYGLNRAKNVQDYRAAIEYFECPGQNFVYADKKSNIAITQQGAFVARWKKQGDYILPGTDSSFMWQGIIPDAENARSVNPARDFVSSANQMATDESYPYYLGAPSNFPLYRGIIINRKLARITGATAKTMQDLQTDNYNVFAEYARPVLKRYLDQLNLKGNEKKYIDLLYGWNLENGINEKGATVFRVFWDSLETAVWNDEIMAANTNVPWPDESTLLESLLHDSTYKFADDIRTLDTKETILDAMRKAVSLALPKLEQLDKDNKLAWGAFKSTHVDHLTKTPALSRLNLPIGGGVHIINATTGNHGPSWRMIVHMTDEIEAYGVYPGGQSGNPGNKYYDSFVDSWAAGKYYRLQFVNKAVAAKNMPWHIQFTN; via the coding sequence ATGCGAATGCTGCCATTCCTGTTATCGGCTATAGCCACAACAGGGCTAGTATGGGTGCTGAATACACAGTTACCAAGTGGGGGCTCTAAAACACCACGTCTGGGCTATTTTCTATCGCCACAGCACGGTTTCTGGCAAAATGCAGAGCCGGTGAATGCTAACTATAATGGCGAGATCAAACTGGCTGGTTTGAAAGCTAAAGCTGATGTGTACATTGATGATAGATTGGTACCGCATATTTATGCCGAGCAAGATGCAGATGCTTATATGATCCAGGGTTATCTGCATGCGAAGTTTCGTTTATGGCAGATGGAGTTTCAAACCCATGTAGCTGCTGGCAGATTAAGTGAGATTGTGGGTGAAGCAAGATTAGAAACAGATCGTTATTTCAGAAGATTGGGAATGGTGTATGCAGCCGAGAATGCATTAAAGGAAATGGAAAAAGATCCAGCCATGAAAGAGGCAGTTACTGCTTATGCAAAAGGCGTCAATGCTTACATAAGCACATTGAATCCAACACAGCTTCCTTTTGAGTACAAGCTGATGGATTATCAGCCAGAAGCTTGGACAACATTGAAAACGGCATTGTTCCTCAAATTCATGGCTTTTGATTTAAGTGCGCGTGGTGCCAGCACCGATTTACAAATGAGTAATGCGCGTAACTATTTCAGTTATGAAGACATGCAGCTTTTGTATCCGGCAGTTCAGGATTCTCTGGATCCAATCGTACCCAAGGGTACTGCCTATGCAGCGCCGTCAGTGCCTGTACAAGCACCCACAGGTGTAGAAGGCTACCTCGGTAAGAAAGACAGCATTGCAGCAACTGCGCCCATCGTGCCCAATAAAAATAATGGTAGTAATAACTGGGCTATTGGCGGTAGCAGAACACAAAGTGGCAGACCAATATTATGCAATGATCCACACTTAGGCCTGAATCTGCCATCGCTTTGGTATGAAGTTCAAATTACTACGCCAACGCACAGTACCTATGGCGCTAGTTTCCCCGGTTCTCCTGCAGTAATCATTGGCTTTAACGATAGTATTTCATGGGGTGTAACCAATGCAGGTAGAGATGTGATTGATTTTTATGAAATCAAATTCAAAGATTCTACTATGCAAGAGTACTGGTTCAACAATGCATGGGTAAAAGCGGCAAAACGCAAGGAAACAATTCAAGTGAAAGGTGGCAAAGCATTAGAGGAAAACATTGCAATGACTGTATTTGGCCCAGTGATGTATGATAAAGCATTTCAAACATCAAAGAAAGACGGACAATATCTGGCTTTACGATGGAAAGCGCACGATCCTAGTAATGAGCTGCGTACATTCTATGGGTTAAACAGAGCAAAGAATGTACAGGACTATCGTGCAGCAATTGAATACTTCGAATGTCCTGGCCAGAACTTTGTCTATGCAGATAAGAAAAGCAATATTGCTATCACACAGCAAGGTGCATTTGTAGCAAGATGGAAAAAACAAGGTGATTATATTTTACCTGGAACTGATAGCAGCTTTATGTGGCAAGGGATTATTCCTGATGCAGAAAATGCACGTTCAGTAAATCCTGCCAGAGATTTTGTGAGCAGCGCCAACCAGATGGCCACTGATGAAAGCTATCCTTATTACCTCGGCGCACCCAGTAATTTTCCCTTATATCGCGGTATCATCATCAATAGAAAATTAGCGCGCATTACAGGCGCTACAGCTAAAACGATGCAGGATTTACAAACAGACAATTACAATGTGTTTGCTGAATATGCCAGACCTGTATTGAAGCGCTATCTTGATCAACTGAACCTTAAGGGTAACGAAAAGAAATACATTGATCTCTTATATGGTTGGAATCTTGAAAACGGCATCAATGAAAAAGGCGCTACTGTTTTCCGTGTATTTTGGGATAGTTTGGAAACAGCTGTTTGGAATGATGAAATCATGGCCGCTAATACAAACGTGCCTTGGCCCGATGAATCTACTTTACTGGAATCATTATTACACGATTCCACATACAAGTTTGCAGATGATATCCGCACACTTGATACCAAAGAAACTATACTAGACGCCATGCGAAAGGCAGTTAGCTTAGCTTTGCCTAAGCTGGAGCAACTGGACAAAGACAATAAGTTGGCATGGGGTGCTTTTAAATCAACCCACGTAGATCATTTGACCAAAACACCTGCGCTGAGCAGATTAAACCTGCCAATAGGCGGGGGTGTGCATATCATCAATGCGACAACTGGCAATCATGGCCCCAGCTGGCGCATGATTGTGCATATGACCGATGAAATTGAAGCTTATGGTGTCTATCCAGGCGGCCAAAGCGGTAACCCTGGCAACAAGTACTATGATAGTTTTGTAGACAGCTGGGCAGCAGGAAAATATTATCGCTTACAATTTGTCAATAAAGCTGTGGCTGCGAAAAACATGCCCTGGCATATTCAATTCACCAATTGA